One Stigmatopora argus isolate UIUO_Sarg chromosome 19, RoL_Sarg_1.0, whole genome shotgun sequence genomic window, CGATCTCTAAATAAAAGTTTTCAACTTTACTTGTGGGGCGACCTGGTTatcgcgtcggccttacagctctggggtcctggtttccaatccaggtcatgtccacctgtgtggagtttgcatgttctcccgggcctgcgtgggtttcctcccggtactctggtttcctcccacgttccaaaaacatgcttggtaggctgattggacactctaaattgcccctagatatgggtgtgtatggttgtccgtctccttgtgccctccgatcggctggccaccgattcagggtgtcccccacctctggcccagagtcagctgggataggctccagcaccccgtgaccctaatgaggataatttatcataaagcggttcagaaaatgagatgagatgaacttTACTTGTTgagccgcctcatggtgtagaggttcactcgcctgacttaggtgtgggcaggcgtgggctcaattttcactggtggcggtatgattgtgtgtgcgtatggtcgtttgtctttgtgccctacgactgactggcaaccagtctagggtgtagtctccctttcgtccgaagtcagctaggttaggctccagcaacccccgcaaccctttcgaggatgcactATATACCgtttttacttgcatataagccgcttttatTGGGCAAAAAATTGataactgaatcaagggtacggcttatatgcgtataaaaacatgacatgcatggaactgcaagttgacgacgccatgcCACGATGATGTCATGATGCAATAGCACAGTGACATCATGacacaagacaatgtggccggtacggtcatttatttagaaatagagaaaagataaacaaataaaatgctaaatacaatttcttttgtgtgttctgtgtgtgggtgtgggtgggtgggtgtgtgggtgtatatgtatgtgtgtgtgtgtatatatatatatatatatatatatatatatatatatatatatatatatatatatatgtatatgtgtatatatatgtatatatatgtgtatatatgtatatatataaattgtatCTTGAGAACAAATTTCATTACGTAATTAATCAATTTATCAGtatatttcttgtttttcttaCTCTTTACCTAGGCTTGGAGGCAGCCGCACAGAGGCCTCAAACTTTGGGCCGCCATCAAATCACCAAACTAATTTTGGAGATACAGGCTCAATCACCAAAAATCAATTCAACTTGCCAGAAGTCTGTGAGAGTAGTGCTGAGCGAGATGGTGGTTTGCATTGGTTTGACTCCATCACGGCTACTCGATCATCAGAAGAAATATGTCTTGTATCCACCTCAACTCAACAAGATAAAAATGAACGACCACACTCTGAATTGTCAGCTAACCCCAGCTCTAGAGTAATCCACAATCTTGATTTGAATACTAGTCAGACAGTCAATGAGGAAAATGGAATGGTTAGGAAAAAACACTCTGATATGATTGGCAAAATCTCTGAAAATTTTATAGCAAGAGTGAAGGTGGGACATTGTGAAATCCAACAAAGTGACAGAAGAGGGATTGGACTTGATGCAAATGTGGTCTGTGGCACCGACAATAGTGGCTTGGGTAAGAGAATTCAGGATAGCCAAAGGTATCACACTGCAACCATAACGAAAACAATACCTGGTGAAAAGTTTCCTGTTGACTTTTCAAACTTTACATTTAAGCCAAAGAAGATGAGACCAGTAGTCCACAATGCTAACGACAACTTGGATGTGAGCAAATTTGAAAACAACCCCAATAGCAGAACTACAATTACAGCAGAAAAGCATATTGAACTGAAAGCTGGCAGTATAGACAATAAAGAGCTCCCCgacaataaaaacagaaaaaacaaacaaggcaAAAAGGACCAAAGTCTTAGAAGTCGAAGCATGAGAAAACCGCTCACCTGTGATAGCAAGAAAGAAGCTTTGTGTTTTACATCAGAAACctccaataaaaaaaagcaattgcaAGCACAAACTGGTGGCATTAAATCCCCAAAACGTGGCATAAGGACCCTGTTCTGTGATAGTGATGGGGGCACAGAGGGCTTTACTCTTGTAAAACACCCTTCAAGCTCTATGAAATCAACAATCGTCCCCTCAACTATAGCTAAACTTTCAAGATTCTCTTTCACTGACAGAACTGAGCCAACACCCAAAACAAAGACAGTCCtggaaaacaaacataaaatggAAATGGGCCCACAAGAAAAAGATCATGCTAAAAACACAATTCCTGATTCAGCCCCGAAAACTCAAAATGCTGTCGCACATAGTCACTTCCaaaagaaaggagaaaaaagcCCTAAGTATAAGGGTATGTATAGTATGAAACTAACAGAACCTACTCGAGATGAAATTCTTGACGTAAAACTGGGTGAAGATAGGGCCACAATGTTTCAAAATGTTggcaaattaaaaagaaagtgTTTTGAACTCGACCCCCAAGCAGGTTTTTTCCACCGTTCGAAAAATGTGTTCATCAGCACACCGCTCTTTGGCTCTGATGAGTCAAATGATGACATTCTTGACACTGACTGGGACAAAGAGGTAGTGAAGAAAGCCAAACGGTAATATTGGTTGCTGCAGGACCTGCCTTCATAAATGATAAGagacaacacatttttataagATATGCCAACTTTGGCCTTTAGATGGAAACCTTCATCCACAGTAAATCCTCAATGTTCCACTGCTTGAGAAAGTCTGCTTTGCTTGGCAAGGCTTTTTCACTCGTCTTGCAGTGGTCTTTGCTTACCAGCTTTGGTTTATGTTGAAATCTAatttattttaccacacagCATATTATTGCTAATGTCCTGATGTTGTACTCTCCAGTTCTAGTCTCCTAATAAATCAAAAGTAGGTAGAAGAGTATTTCATACCCATTTAAGGTCCTCTCAGTCAATTATACATATGTGCAGCCTGGAAATTACTTAATTCTCTGGACACGTGTATTTTGAGAATAAACAGTCTATAATACTGttgtaaaatgtgatttttttttccccctacatCTGTTTTGTGTTAATCTGGGTCAAATGATTGATCTCAATATGAATAGTATTTTGAGTGAGAGCTTTATTTGCCATTCATAAATGTCCAATGTAAATCTCGGCCTGtaattttcaaacaaaaaattgACTTTTGGATTTACACGGTATATAGACAAGCCATGGTCAATTAGAGAGGAATGACTACCCTGGCCCATCACTGCAAAGCAATGTTGACAGTGCTGTGCTAATTGGATTGATAGTAATTTTACATCAAAAGACATCAGCCACTCCTTTTTAAATGGCAGTAATTAGgtcttgtaaaatcaaaaaaagagATTATGGATTAGGATTAAAAGTACACTATATTTCAATTTGTAGTATTCACAATGAAACATCTAATGTAAAATAACAAATGCACTTCATGCCAGAACTGTTGATAGCAATAAAATActagtttttgtttaaaatatccaGCAATCAGGATCTATGTACATATAGAGACTTTGGGCACCCTTGAATGGACATTGTAAACACCTTTCTCtatatcaggggtcgggaacctttttgacagagagagccataaacaattcatattttctaatgttatttcttgagagccattctcagaattgaaaagtaaaaatagtgcatgaaaatgtgattttttttttgtcacttcaccacttttaatgtacaaaaagtctctgaattcttttgacaacattgttatgctgttgctaataaatcagtatcaatgatatcatgcatgcagaagagtaactaaaacaaaataatgattacagtggtggtagaggtagtgtcaaagccacagtgacgctcctattagtgCGTTCAGGACTCCACTCTGTCAAcagtgattttcatattttacctgacaggttagtggagagccatatgcacccatggaaagagccacatatgactcccgagccataggtgacctacccctgctctatatgCACACATATACAGTGGTGTTTTTCAAACTTAACCCCATCATTATTGTCACCTGTGccactcaagaaaaaaaagtgttccacaAGACGgcaaaaaacaagtcccaagcataatagcaattatttattattataaaaaacttttctcatttcaagtaagagggcgagattgaaaacgttaatatttatttctctgaagGACCGGTGCCCGgtccggtggttggggaccccaGCACTAGGGTGTCTTTGTACAATTTATGTTTCTTTTTCAGTCCTTTGCCATTCCCAATTTTCTGCTGATCTTAAAGACGAAACAAACCATTGTTACAAATCACTCCATTTTAGGTGTAATGAAAAAATCATGTCATGCACATAATGTTGGATTGGAGTTGAACTTGCTAACGTCACAGTGTTTTTGTATGTGAATTCTTAAGAAATAACCTAGGAATAACAAATCATTGTGTGGAGGGCATGCAAGTTTCTGCAATACATCTGTTTTCATAGCAGGTAGGAGGCTTCATACAGCCGTGCTGTGAAGCACCAATTGTTGGAAAGAACATAGATTTTCCACTGGGTTGAGAACTTTGGACATtggttttattgttgttgttctctCCTAGTACTTAATTCATACTGAAGTCCAGCGGGACAAAAAAAGACACCATTACTGCTGACACGAGCAGATTTATTTTTCAGCCTAATGATTGTTTGCACTCTGCCAGGGGTATTAAACACTGACAAGTGCCAATGCATAAAAATGTACTGTACCTTCAAATCAACACCCTCTGCAAACATAAAATAATGACATGATCTCACCAAAAATTAGTTATGTCCCAAACACAGGAAGTAGTTTGTCGAATAATTAAGTCATAAAATGGAATTCTTTGAAGATTCTAAAAATAGGAAAGTTCATGACTCATGGCTAGCTATGAGTTAcaaacagtggtgtgccgtcagggccttaaaggccttctctgctggcctaagaaatatctgaatcacagactgatgttaattatattttgtccatgaatacttattaaataattccaaattgtctgttagcttcctttcattgcttttccccctggttgca contains:
- the mcm9 gene encoding DNA helicase MCM9 isoform X3, with amino-acid sequence MVVVLEDDLVDTCKSGDDVTVYGVMCQRWKPFYDGSRCDVELVLKANNIEVNNQQGAASLLIEDVQKEFGEFWEHYKNDPIAGRNQILLSLCPQVYGMYVIKLAVAMVLAGGVQRIDPSGTKTRGECHMLLVGDPGTGKSQFLKYAAKMMPRSVLTAGIGSTSAGLTVAAVKDGGDWHLEAGALVLSDGGLCCIDEFNSIKEHDRISIHEAMEQQSISVAKAGMVCKLNTRTTILAATNPKSQYDPSESLSVNVALGSPLLSRFDLVLVLRDNRSTDWDRIISSFILEDRGLSFESSTLWSMEKMKVYFCLIKRLKPQVSAEANSILSKYYQLQRRSEARSAARTTIRMLESLGRLAEAHARLMYRETVTIEDAVMAVSVMECSMQGGGLLGSVNAVLTSFPDEPGQQYRTQCQLLLEGLNLPVLLQKEMDRLARLGGSRTEASNFGPPSNHQTNFGDTGSITKNQFNLPEVCESSAERDGGLHWFDSITATRSSEEICLVSTSTQQDKNERPHSELSANPSSRVIHNLDLNTSQTVNEENGMVRKKHSDMIGKISENFIARVKVGHCEIQQSDRRGIGLDANVVCGTDNSGLGKRIQDSQRYHTATITKTIPGEKFPVDFSNFTFKPKKMRPVVHNANDNLDVSKFENNPNSRTTITAEKHIELKAGSIDNKELPDNKNRKNKQGKKDQSLRSRSMRKPLTCDSKKEALCFTSETSNKKKQLQAQTGGIKSPKRGIRTLFCDSDGGTEGFTLVKHPSSSMKSTIVPSTIAKLSRFSFTDRTEPTPKTKTVLENKHKMEMGPQEKDHAKNTIPDSAPKTQNAVAHSHFQKKGEKSPKYKGMYSMKLTEPTRDEILDVKLGEDRATMFQNVGKLKRKCFELDPQAGFFHRSKNVFISTPLFGSDESNDDILDTDWDKEVVKKAKR